A region of Phalacrocorax carbo chromosome 9, bPhaCar2.1, whole genome shotgun sequence DNA encodes the following proteins:
- the ATP5MJ gene encoding ATP synthase subunit ATP5MJ, mitochondrial produces MVQNMLPKSLRAMKFYFTTVYQEIWVGVALTAYVYYKISYGGKKAVADKSSGAGHH; encoded by the exons ATGGTGCAGAACATGCTTCCAAAGTCATTGAGAGCCATGAAATTCTACTTCACCACCGTGTATCAAGAAATATGGGTTGGTGTAGCGTTAACAGCTTATGTCTATTACAAAATTTCATATGGCG gcAAAAAAGCAGTGGCAGATA aGTCCTCTGGTGCTGGCCATCATTAA